A part of Palaemon carinicauda isolate YSFRI2023 chromosome 8, ASM3689809v2, whole genome shotgun sequence genomic DNA contains:
- the LOC137645957 gene encoding uncharacterized protein isoform X2, producing the protein MTDIETNHLAQIDRIEVSGCNKWPCHIIPGRSGTYSITFTPTTDQVITNMHSSIYAWVRLSIPTIGKRDPTRVAMPGETKKPLCNFAAPQCPVFPGVQTTVTKSIVIPPQARLARSPMLVEFQILNQNGQTVTCFRAPVIVG; encoded by the exons ATGACTGACATAG AAACAAACCACTTAGCCCAGATCGACAGAATAGAAGTCTCAGGCTGTAATAAATGGCCTTGCCATATAATCCCAGGTCGTTCTGGGACCTATTCAATCACTTTCACACCAACCACTG accAGGTTATTACCAACATGCACAGTAGCATCTACGCTTGGGTTAGACTCAGTATTCCAACTATTGGGAAACGTGATCCCACCCGAGTAGCCATGCCAGGGGAAACAAAGAAACCCTTGTGTAACTTTGCTGCTCCCCAGTGCCCTGTGTTTCCTGGTGTCCAAACCACAGTTACCAAATCTATCGTTATACCACCTCAAGCACGCCTG gcaAGGAGTCCAATGCTAGTTGAGTTCCAAATCTTGAATCAAAATGGACAAACAGTCACCTGTTTTAGAGCTCCAGTAATAGTTGGATAA
- the LOC137645957 gene encoding uncharacterized protein isoform X1 — translation MFQVAVVAILSLAGCHALRVDDKPGFSYCKTNHLAQIDRIEVSGCNKWPCHIIPGRSGTYSITFTPTTDQVITNMHSSIYAWVRLSIPTIGKRDPTRVAMPGETKKPLCNFAAPQCPVFPGVQTTVTKSIVIPPQARLARSPMLVEFQILNQNGQTVTCFRAPVIVG, via the exons ATGTTCCAGGTTGCCGTCGTAGCAATACTATCCTTGGCTGGATGTCACGCTTTAAGAGTAGACGACAAACCAGGATTTTCGTACTGCA AAACAAACCACTTAGCCCAGATCGACAGAATAGAAGTCTCAGGCTGTAATAAATGGCCTTGCCATATAATCCCAGGTCGTTCTGGGACCTATTCAATCACTTTCACACCAACCACTG accAGGTTATTACCAACATGCACAGTAGCATCTACGCTTGGGTTAGACTCAGTATTCCAACTATTGGGAAACGTGATCCCACCCGAGTAGCCATGCCAGGGGAAACAAAGAAACCCTTGTGTAACTTTGCTGCTCCCCAGTGCCCTGTGTTTCCTGGTGTCCAAACCACAGTTACCAAATCTATCGTTATACCACCTCAAGCACGCCTG gcaAGGAGTCCAATGCTAGTTGAGTTCCAAATCTTGAATCAAAATGGACAAACAGTCACCTGTTTTAGAGCTCCAGTAATAGTTGGATAA